Proteins co-encoded in one Arthrobacter sp. ERGS1:01 genomic window:
- a CDS encoding 2-aminoethylphosphonate ABC transporter substrate-binding protein codes for MKMPFRLLSLVAATAAGAILMTGCGGTATNNAADANAGSGSDKQVTIYSADGLGDWYSKTFAGFTKDTGIKVNVVEAGSGEVVSRAEKEKSNPQADLLITLPPFIQMAEKDGLLQKNSADTSAIPAESKSPDGMYVSLANNYLTMIRNTAATDKPDSWAQLLDPKYQGKIQYSTPGQAGDGTAVLLLLQHLKGKDGALKYLADLQKNNVGPSASTGKLGPKVSKGELTVANSDVQMALQSIQADKSAFEVFFPKNDDGSRVTLPLPYYMGLAANAPHEASAAKLMDYLLSKPVQETISSSALGLPSRSDVTPTDANYAALKKTMDGVTVWTPNWNDVLSGLDSDVKAYNAATGQ; via the coding sequence ATGAAAATGCCCTTCCGCCTCCTTTCCCTTGTTGCCGCCACCGCGGCCGGCGCCATCCTCATGACCGGCTGTGGCGGCACCGCCACCAACAACGCCGCCGACGCGAACGCCGGCAGCGGCTCCGACAAGCAGGTCACCATCTACAGCGCCGACGGCCTGGGCGACTGGTACTCCAAGACGTTCGCGGGCTTCACCAAGGACACCGGCATCAAGGTCAACGTGGTGGAGGCCGGTTCCGGCGAGGTCGTTTCGCGCGCCGAAAAGGAAAAGTCGAACCCGCAGGCCGACCTGCTCATCACCCTCCCGCCGTTCATCCAGATGGCGGAGAAGGACGGCCTGCTGCAGAAGAACTCGGCCGACACCAGCGCCATCCCGGCCGAGTCCAAGTCCCCCGACGGCATGTACGTCTCCCTGGCCAACAACTACCTGACCATGATCCGCAACACCGCCGCCACGGACAAGCCCGACTCCTGGGCACAGCTGCTGGACCCGAAGTACCAGGGCAAGATCCAGTACTCCACCCCGGGCCAGGCCGGCGACGGCACCGCCGTGCTGCTGCTCCTCCAGCACCTCAAGGGCAAGGACGGCGCACTGAAGTACCTTGCGGACCTGCAGAAGAACAACGTTGGCCCCAGCGCCTCCACCGGCAAGCTCGGCCCGAAGGTTTCCAAGGGCGAACTGACGGTCGCCAACAGCGACGTCCAGATGGCGCTGCAGTCCATCCAGGCCGACAAGTCCGCCTTTGAGGTCTTCTTCCCCAAGAACGACGACGGCTCCCGCGTCACCCTGCCGCTGCCCTACTACATGGGCCTGGCCGCCAACGCACCCCACGAGGCCAGCGCAGCGAAGCTGATGGACTACCTGCTCTCCAAGCCCGTCCAGGAGACCATCTCCAGCTCCGCCCTCGGCCTGCCCTCGCGCTCCGATGTGACCCCCACGGACGCGAACTACGCGGCCCTGAAGAAGACCATGGACGGCGTCACCGTCTGGACGCCGAACTGGAACGACGTCCTCAGCGGCCTCGACTCCGACGTCAAGGCCTACAACGCCGCCACCGGCCAGTAA
- a CDS encoding ABC transporter ATP-binding protein, with amino-acid sequence MKKSPRTRRGAHAEPAQESQAAGIVPENAVELRNVSVTYGTTTALAGLDLQVARGETVALLGPSGSGKSTALKAIAGFERPSGGRVLLDGRDVTDASPAQRGIGVVVQQYALFPHMRIDANVAYGLKARRMPKAEITARVKAMLEMVGMEDHAHKLPRQLSGGQQQRVAIARALAIKPSVLLLDEPLSALDASLRAEMLIELQALRAELPDIAMVYVTHDQSEALTLADRIAVMRNARLEEIGTADQLYNRPASAFTAKFLGGASLLPAVSTTVVPDDGGMAAVVVGSHRMQSVAPFALAPGDRARMAIRPHAWQLVAETPEGTPAPVNSLPGRVESVQWRGAGHRLQVDLIGISERVTVDLPALSKVPVPGDLVVLAVDPQHAVLVPAGDHA; translated from the coding sequence ATGAAGAAATCACCCCGCACCCGGCGCGGCGCCCACGCCGAACCGGCGCAGGAAAGCCAAGCAGCCGGCATCGTGCCTGAGAATGCCGTGGAATTGCGGAACGTGTCGGTCACGTACGGCACCACGACGGCCCTGGCCGGGTTGGACCTGCAGGTGGCGCGCGGGGAGACCGTGGCACTGCTGGGACCCTCGGGCTCCGGAAAGTCCACGGCGTTGAAGGCGATCGCTGGCTTTGAACGCCCCTCCGGCGGGCGCGTTCTGCTCGACGGGCGGGACGTCACGGACGCTTCCCCCGCCCAGCGCGGCATCGGCGTCGTGGTCCAGCAGTACGCGTTGTTCCCGCACATGCGGATCGACGCGAACGTGGCGTACGGCCTGAAGGCGCGCCGGATGCCCAAAGCGGAGATCACCGCCCGGGTCAAGGCGATGCTGGAAATGGTGGGCATGGAGGATCATGCGCACAAGCTGCCGCGCCAGCTCTCCGGCGGCCAGCAGCAGCGCGTGGCCATTGCCCGGGCACTCGCCATCAAGCCCTCGGTGCTGCTGCTCGATGAGCCGCTCTCCGCCCTGGACGCATCGCTGCGGGCCGAGATGCTCATTGAGCTCCAGGCCCTGCGCGCCGAACTGCCCGACATCGCCATGGTCTACGTGACGCACGACCAGTCCGAGGCGCTGACCCTGGCGGACCGGATCGCCGTGATGCGCAACGCCCGGCTCGAGGAGATCGGCACGGCGGACCAGCTCTACAACCGGCCCGCCAGCGCCTTTACCGCCAAGTTCCTGGGCGGGGCTTCCCTGCTGCCGGCCGTGTCCACCACGGTGGTCCCGGACGACGGCGGCATGGCGGCCGTCGTGGTGGGTTCACACCGCATGCAGTCCGTGGCACCGTTTGCCCTGGCGCCGGGAGACCGGGCCCGGATGGCAATCCGCCCGCACGCCTGGCAACTCGTGGCGGAGACGCCCGAGGGCACGCCCGCACCCGTCAACAGCCTGCCGGGCCGGGTCGAATCCGTGCAGTGGCGCGGCGCCGGCCACCGCCTCCAGGTGGACCTGATTGGCATTTCCGAACGCGTCACGGTCGACCTGCCGGCACTCTCAAAGGTGCCGGTCCCCGGCGACCTGGTGGTGCTGGCCGTCGATCCGCAGCACGCCGTGCTGGTTCCCGCCGGGGACCACGCATGA
- a CDS encoding 2-aminoethylphosphonate ABC transporter permease subunit produces MSVAQAEAPAQAPASDLRGVQRRPAGSWRAWLWLALPLLFVAAFFVYPLIQIGAQSFLNQDGTAAGLENWQYELASKAVQTAMVTTLKIAGLSTLGSLVLGTFIALALAFVPFRGAGFITRLIETVVSFPSFLIPLAFSILYGRTGVVNSVLESVAPSLPALNFVNDVPGVVLAEIAFYTPFVIRPLLAVFSQVPRDLIDVAGSLGSGPWAIVRTVILPAAVPALAAAAGLTFLLTMNEFGIILFTGAKNVMTLPMLIYTRSIVTFDFPSAAVIACIQVALSLGVYCLYRAVTKKLSGAHHAAAR; encoded by the coding sequence ATGAGCGTGGCCCAGGCAGAGGCACCTGCGCAGGCACCGGCGTCGGACCTAAGAGGCGTGCAACGCCGCCCGGCCGGCAGCTGGCGGGCCTGGCTGTGGCTGGCCCTGCCGCTGCTCTTCGTGGCCGCTTTCTTTGTCTACCCGCTGATCCAGATCGGTGCACAGTCGTTCCTCAACCAGGACGGCACCGCCGCGGGGCTGGAAAACTGGCAGTACGAGCTCGCGTCCAAGGCCGTGCAGACGGCCATGGTCACCACGCTGAAGATCGCCGGCCTGTCCACGCTGGGCTCGCTTGTACTGGGCACGTTCATCGCCCTCGCGCTGGCCTTCGTGCCCTTTCGCGGGGCAGGGTTCATCACCCGGCTCATTGAAACCGTGGTGTCGTTCCCGTCCTTCCTGATCCCGCTGGCCTTCAGCATCCTGTACGGGCGCACCGGCGTGGTCAATTCCGTGCTGGAATCCGTGGCCCCGTCGCTGCCCGCGCTGAACTTCGTCAACGACGTTCCCGGCGTGGTGCTGGCGGAAATCGCGTTCTACACGCCCTTCGTCATCCGGCCCCTGCTGGCCGTGTTCTCCCAGGTGCCGCGCGATCTGATCGACGTTGCCGGGAGCCTTGGCAGCGGGCCTTGGGCCATTGTGCGGACAGTGATCCTGCCGGCCGCCGTTCCCGCCTTGGCCGCCGCGGCCGGGCTCACGTTCCTGCTGACCATGAACGAGTTCGGCATCATCTTGTTCACGGGCGCCAAGAACGTCATGACCCTGCCCATGCTGATTTACACACGCAGCATCGTCACCTTCGACTTCCCGTCCGCCGCCGTCATCGCCTGCATCCAGGTGGCCCTGTCGCTGGGCGTGTACTGCCTCTACCGCGCCGTCACCAAGAAACTTTCCGGAGCCCACCATGCTGCTGCACGCTAA
- a CDS encoding ABC transporter permease subunit, with amino-acid sequence MLLHAKSARAVVWTFLAVALMLLVGAPLLVTVMAAFAGSWNGVLPTNPTVSHLAGALASDNLSSLVVSLQTAVFASLLAVFLGTWAALCAAAAPASSAVAKVADAVFHLPAAVPSVVVGLGLLTAFSKAPLLLNGTVTIVILAQTLLVLAFAYSTVSAAARGLDPLVPLAAASLGASKLRVLLTVRLPLLLPSIAAATGLALALCMGELGATVMVYPASWRTLPVTIFALSDRGALFDAAANTLVLISVTVVVLAVIAKFRGKTAVR; translated from the coding sequence ATGCTGCTGCACGCTAAATCCGCCCGCGCCGTTGTTTGGACGTTCCTGGCCGTGGCCCTGATGCTGTTGGTGGGCGCACCGCTGCTGGTGACCGTCATGGCAGCCTTCGCCGGGAGTTGGAACGGCGTGCTGCCCACCAACCCCACCGTCTCCCACCTGGCCGGCGCACTGGCCTCGGACAACCTGTCCTCGCTGGTGGTCAGCCTGCAAACCGCCGTCTTCGCGAGCCTGCTGGCCGTCTTCCTGGGCACCTGGGCGGCGCTGTGCGCGGCCGCCGCACCGGCTTCCTCGGCGGTGGCGAAGGTGGCCGACGCCGTCTTCCACCTGCCCGCGGCCGTGCCGTCCGTCGTCGTCGGACTGGGGCTGCTGACGGCGTTCAGCAAGGCCCCGCTGCTGCTCAACGGCACCGTGACCATCGTGATCCTGGCGCAAACGCTGCTGGTCCTGGCGTTTGCCTACAGCACGGTTTCCGCCGCCGCCCGCGGCCTGGACCCGCTGGTTCCGCTCGCCGCGGCAAGCCTGGGCGCGTCGAAGCTGCGGGTCCTGCTGACCGTGCGGCTGCCGCTGCTGCTGCCGTCCATCGCCGCGGCGACGGGCCTGGCCCTGGCCCTGTGCATGGGCGAGCTCGGCGCCACCGTGATGGTGTACCCGGCCAGCTGGCGCACCCTCCCGGTCACCATCTTCGCCCTGAGCGACCGCGGCGCCCTGTTCGACGCCGCCGCGAACACGCTGGTGCTCATCAGCGTCACCGTGGTGGTGCTGGCGGTCATCGCGAAGTTCCGCGGCAAGACCGCCGTCAGGTAG
- a CDS encoding ABC-F family ATP-binding cassette domain-containing protein encodes MGHIDVANIDYFLSDGRQLLNGVNFRVSDGTKTALIGPNGTGKTTLLRIICQDIKPDEGVVSRSGSMGVMRQFVGQVRDDSTVRDLLLSVASANIAAAGKAVDDAELAMLERDDEPSQMAYAQAIADWGDVGGYEMETTWDEVTMAAMGMDFYTAQYRKASSLSGGEQKRLVLEALFSGPDELLLLDEPDNYLDVPGKRWLEAKMAESDKSVLFVSHDRELLANAADRIVTLEPGINGASSWTHGGGFASYVKARDDRNARFEELRKRWDEEHVKLKELVNMYKTKAAFRSDMANRYQAAQSRLAQFLEKGPPEALPIEQNVKMRLKGGRTAKRAIVATKLELTGLMKPFSTEVWFGDRVGVLGSNGSGKSHFLRLLAAGGSDPDKEHEPVSDVDIAPVPHEGSVKLGARIRPGFFAQTHARPDLLSRSLLDILHRGDEHRSGLGREAAAGALDRYGLASSSEQKYDSLSGGQQARFQILLLELSGATLLLLDEPTDNLDLHSAEALEKAIDSFEGTVLAVTHDRWFARSFDRFLVFGSDGKVYESDEPVWDEKRVERAR; translated from the coding sequence GTGGGACACATTGACGTTGCAAACATTGACTACTTTCTCTCCGACGGCCGGCAGCTGCTGAACGGGGTGAACTTCCGCGTCTCCGATGGCACCAAGACGGCGCTGATCGGTCCCAACGGCACGGGCAAGACCACGCTCCTGCGCATCATCTGCCAGGACATCAAGCCGGACGAGGGCGTGGTGTCCCGTTCGGGCAGCATGGGCGTGATGCGCCAGTTCGTGGGCCAGGTGCGCGACGACAGCACCGTGCGCGACCTGCTGCTGTCCGTGGCCTCGGCCAACATCGCCGCCGCCGGCAAGGCCGTGGACGACGCCGAACTGGCCATGCTGGAACGCGACGACGAGCCCAGCCAGATGGCGTACGCCCAGGCGATTGCCGACTGGGGCGACGTGGGCGGCTACGAGATGGAAACCACCTGGGACGAAGTGACCATGGCCGCCATGGGCATGGACTTCTATACCGCCCAGTACCGCAAGGCGTCCTCCCTCAGCGGCGGCGAGCAAAAGCGGCTGGTCCTGGAGGCCTTGTTTTCCGGCCCCGACGAGCTGCTGCTGCTCGATGAGCCCGACAACTACCTCGACGTGCCCGGCAAGCGCTGGCTCGAGGCGAAAATGGCCGAGTCCGACAAGTCCGTGCTGTTCGTCAGCCACGACCGGGAGCTGCTGGCCAACGCCGCGGACAGGATCGTCACCCTGGAACCGGGCATCAACGGCGCCTCCAGCTGGACCCACGGCGGCGGCTTCGCCTCCTACGTGAAGGCCCGCGACGACCGCAACGCCCGCTTTGAGGAGCTGCGCAAGCGCTGGGACGAGGAGCACGTCAAGCTCAAGGAACTCGTCAACATGTACAAGACCAAGGCGGCGTTCCGCTCCGACATGGCGAACCGTTACCAGGCCGCCCAGTCGAGGCTCGCGCAGTTCCTGGAGAAGGGCCCGCCAGAGGCGCTGCCCATTGAGCAGAACGTGAAGATGCGGCTCAAGGGCGGGCGCACGGCCAAGCGCGCCATCGTGGCCACCAAGCTGGAGTTGACGGGGCTCATGAAGCCGTTCAGCACCGAGGTCTGGTTTGGCGACCGCGTGGGCGTGCTGGGCTCCAACGGCTCCGGCAAGAGCCACTTCCTGCGACTCTTGGCGGCCGGCGGTTCGGACCCGGACAAGGAACACGAGCCGGTGTCCGACGTCGACATCGCCCCCGTGCCGCACGAGGGTTCCGTGAAGCTTGGTGCCCGCATCCGGCCCGGCTTCTTCGCCCAGACCCATGCCCGCCCGGACCTTTTGAGTCGGTCATTGCTGGACATCCTGCACCGCGGCGACGAGCACCGTTCGGGCCTGGGCCGCGAGGCTGCGGCCGGGGCGCTTGACCGTTACGGCCTGGCCTCCAGCTCGGAGCAAAAGTACGATTCCCTCTCCGGCGGCCAGCAGGCACGGTTCCAGATCCTGCTCCTGGAGCTCTCCGGCGCCACGCTGCTGCTGCTCGACGAGCCCACGGACAACCTTGACCTGCATTCGGCCGAGGCGCTGGAAAAGGCCATCGACTCCTTCGAGGGAACCGTGCTCGCCGTGACCCACGACCGCTGGTTTGCCCGCTCCTTCGACCGCTTCCTGGTGTTCGGCTCGGACGGCAAGGTCTACGAATCCGACGAGCCCGTGTGGGACGAAAAGCGGGTCGAGAGGGCTCGTTAG
- a CDS encoding sensor histidine kinase, whose translation MNTSAASVPSPSWLIVRPATWRRIGADLAYLLPGFFVSLVSFIVLVTLFSVGVSTLIIWIGLPILLLCLAVARWFGSVNRAMLARWAGEIPPVYYKPRHKNSIGGMFKNLADPQLWKDLVHGTVVSFAFRTVAFSVAMTWPIVALGGLTQWFWNRFLPSDNMPLAELIGLDRFLGLSPAAAEGWLGLAYGVVFLLTLPLVTHLLAATDAAMARGLLTNENAALRARSAELASSRAQVVSEEAKTLRKIERDLHDGPQQRLIRLQMDVEAAQRRMDSDPATARELMDGALEQSREALAELRSLSRGIAPPLLADRGLHAAIQSLGSRSTVPVEVSGNLAGGERLAESAENAAYFVVSEALANVSKHSGATRAQVTVDVTDAELLLDVLDDGHGGAHVGKGHGLAGLLDRLAGVDGSLEITSPDGGPTLVRASIPLR comes from the coding sequence ATGAACACTTCCGCCGCCTCCGTGCCGTCGCCGTCCTGGCTCATTGTCCGCCCGGCCACGTGGCGCCGGATCGGCGCGGACCTGGCCTACCTCCTGCCGGGCTTCTTCGTGTCGCTCGTGTCCTTCATCGTGCTGGTGACGTTGTTTTCCGTGGGCGTCTCCACGCTCATCATCTGGATTGGCCTGCCGATCCTGTTGCTGTGCCTGGCCGTGGCCCGGTGGTTTGGCTCCGTCAACCGGGCCATGCTGGCGCGTTGGGCAGGGGAAATTCCGCCCGTGTACTACAAACCACGGCATAAGAATTCCATTGGCGGCATGTTCAAGAACCTTGCCGATCCGCAGTTGTGGAAGGACCTGGTCCACGGCACGGTGGTCTCCTTCGCCTTCCGGACCGTGGCTTTCAGCGTTGCCATGACCTGGCCGATCGTGGCGCTGGGCGGCCTGACGCAATGGTTCTGGAACCGGTTCCTGCCCTCCGATAACATGCCGCTTGCGGAATTGATCGGCCTGGACCGCTTTCTTGGCCTGAGTCCGGCGGCGGCCGAGGGCTGGCTGGGACTGGCCTACGGCGTCGTCTTTCTCCTGACCCTGCCGCTGGTGACGCACCTTCTCGCGGCCACCGACGCCGCAATGGCCCGCGGCCTGCTCACGAACGAGAACGCGGCCCTGCGCGCCCGCAGCGCCGAGCTGGCCAGCAGCCGCGCCCAGGTGGTGTCCGAGGAGGCCAAGACCCTGCGCAAGATTGAGCGGGACCTGCACGATGGCCCGCAGCAACGCCTGATCCGCCTGCAAATGGACGTCGAGGCGGCCCAGCGCCGGATGGATTCGGACCCCGCAACCGCCCGTGAACTCATGGATGGCGCCCTTGAGCAAAGCCGGGAGGCCCTGGCGGAGCTGCGGTCCCTGTCCCGCGGCATCGCCCCTCCCCTGCTGGCCGACCGCGGCCTGCACGCCGCCATCCAGTCCCTGGGGAGCCGCTCAACGGTCCCGGTGGAGGTGTCCGGAAACCTGGCCGGCGGCGAGCGGCTGGCCGAAAGCGCCGAGAATGCCGCCTACTTTGTGGTCTCCGAGGCCCTCGCCAACGTCTCCAAGCATTCCGGCGCCACCAGGGCGCAGGTCACCGTGGACGTGACGGACGCCGAATTGCTCCTTGACGTGCTCGACGACGGCCACGGCGGCGCCCACGTGGGCAAGGGCCACGGGCTGGCCGGGCTGCTGGACCGGCTTGCCGGGGTGGACGGCTCGCTGGAAATCACCAGCCCCGACGGCGGCCCCACCCTGGTGCGCGCCAGCATCCCGCTACGCTGA
- a CDS encoding response regulator transcription factor, with protein sequence MRVVLAEDSVLLREGLVRLLEETGAEVCAAVGDGTELLAAVAEHRPDLLITDVRMPPSHRDEGLKAALEVRATYPGMAVLVLSQYVELTYATELLAGASSGGGVGYLLKDRVARFADFADAIGRVAGGATVIDPEVVSALLANRGAADPITSLTPRESEVLALMAGGRTNAAIAKHLVVSAGAVEKHISSIFAKLGLAATGDDHRRVLAVLAYMQQR encoded by the coding sequence ATGCGTGTTGTTTTGGCTGAAGATTCCGTCCTGCTCCGTGAGGGCCTGGTCCGCTTGCTCGAGGAAACCGGCGCGGAGGTTTGTGCGGCCGTCGGCGACGGCACTGAGCTTCTGGCGGCCGTGGCCGAGCACCGTCCGGACCTGCTGATCACCGATGTCCGCATGCCGCCGTCACACCGGGACGAGGGGCTCAAGGCGGCCCTGGAGGTGCGTGCCACGTACCCGGGCATGGCCGTGCTGGTGCTGTCCCAGTACGTGGAACTGACGTATGCCACCGAGTTGCTGGCCGGCGCCTCATCCGGGGGCGGCGTGGGCTACCTGCTCAAGGACAGGGTGGCCCGCTTTGCCGACTTTGCCGACGCGATAGGCCGCGTTGCCGGCGGCGCAACGGTGATTGATCCCGAGGTGGTCAGCGCGCTGTTGGCCAACCGCGGCGCCGCGGACCCCATAACTTCCCTCACGCCGCGCGAGTCCGAGGTGCTGGCCTTGATGGCGGGCGGGCGCACCAACGCCGCCATCGCCAAGCATCTGGTGGTCAGCGCCGGGGCCGTGGAAAAGCACATCAGCTCGATCTTCGCCAAGCTCGGACTGGCGGCCACCGGCGACGACCACCGCCGCGTGCTGGCCGTACTCGCCTATATGCAGCAGCGCTAA